In one Uloborus diversus isolate 005 unplaced genomic scaffold, Udiv.v.3.1 scaffold_12, whole genome shotgun sequence genomic region, the following are encoded:
- the LOC129232481 gene encoding uncharacterized protein LOC129232481 has translation MPALVATKGQITKSADRKRALSRQLRRLHREIEKAEEELRKISSSFAEKRSRIGRPVKTNINKCCSKENRVLEMKRLEVNELVDEILEMYEYVWEGMCGRSLQSLDFSGAMTAEEHRKIHRMSDLKNVLPLVPHDIMLSEVLKLMEEYRKLMLDHHELSTLKQGLRLQNSELLVLLKCYHAHRNSS, from the exons ATGCCTGCCCTGGTTGCCACAAAGGGCCAAATCACGAAGAGTGCAGACCGGAAGCGAGCCCTCTCCCGACAACTGAGGAGGCTGCATCGAGAAATCGAGAAAGCGGAAGAAGAATTGAGGAAGATTTCCAGTTCCTTCGCAGAGAAGAGAAGTAGAATAGGTCGACCCGTAAA GACTAATATTAATAAATGTTGCTCAAAAGAAAATAGAGTGCTAGAGATGAAAAGATTGGAAGTAAATGAGCTTGTTGATGAAATTCTGGAAATGTACGAGTATGTCTGGGAAGGAATGTGTGGCAGATCTCTCCAGTCTCTTGACTT TTCTGGGGCTATGACTGCGGAGGAACACAGAAAGATTCATCGCATGAGCGACTTGAAAAATGTACTCCCATTGGTGCCGCATGACATTATGTTAAGTGAAGTGCTTAAGCTGATGGAAGAATACAG GAAACTCATGCTGGATCATCATGAACTTTCCACGCTCAAGCAAGGACTACGTCTACAAAATTCTGAACTTCTGGTCTTACTGAAATGTTATCATGCACACAGGAACTCATCATAG